In Cryptomeria japonica chromosome 10, Sugi_1.0, whole genome shotgun sequence, a genomic segment contains:
- the LOC131858853 gene encoding dirigent protein 2-like has protein sequence MTEGPEPTSRLLGRAQGLYTISSQGNDLERLSQGIVLNFVFQSGEFNGSTLAVVATQISPYFTEMPIVGGTGKFRLPRGYVLSHVLPNSTNDHYNVTVLHY, from the coding sequence ATGACGGAAGGACCTGAGCCCACCTCCAGATTGTTGGGCAGAGCTCAGGGTTTGTACACCATTTCCAGTCAAGGGAATGATCTTGAACGGCTGAGCCAAGGAATAGTGCTCAACTTCGTTTTTCAGAGTGGAGAATTTAATGGAAGCACACTCGCCGTGGTGGCCACACAAATTTCCCCATATTTTACAGAGATGCCAATTGTGGGAGGAACCGGCAAATTCAGGCTGCCTCGAGGGTATGTCCTCTCCCACGTACTACCCAACAGTACAAACGACCACTATAATGTCACTGTCCTTCATTACTAG